In Parasegetibacter sp. NRK P23, a single genomic region encodes these proteins:
- a CDS encoding RimK family alpha-L-glutamate ligase produces the protein MKKIGILFGKERSFPEAFIERINSRGIAGIIAEPVVIDKVMQGEPSGYAVIIDRISQDVPFYRAYLKNAALCGTAVINNPFWWSADEKFFNNCLATKIEVPVPKTVILPSRELPTDTSEASFSNLSYPMDWPSIFSYVGFPAYMKPFAGGGWKSVYRLTGPEDFFEKHGETGQLVMLLQEEIVFEEYYRCYCIGGKYVRIMPYEPRNPFHLRYVADFSPSAERLREMEEIVLRINQYLGYDFNTVELAVRNGVPYAIDFCNPAPDADIHSVGAENFEWVVETVATFAIEKALAQVDGKDNLTWGEYIRRSSHQQTLR, from the coding sequence ATGAAGAAAATAGGTATCCTTTTCGGTAAAGAAAGAAGTTTTCCCGAAGCGTTCATCGAACGCATCAACAGCAGGGGCATTGCGGGCATTATAGCCGAACCCGTGGTAATCGATAAAGTGATGCAGGGAGAACCCTCCGGCTACGCCGTGATAATCGACCGGATATCGCAGGATGTCCCGTTCTACCGCGCTTACCTGAAGAACGCGGCGCTGTGTGGTACGGCGGTGATCAACAACCCGTTCTGGTGGAGCGCCGACGAAAAATTCTTCAACAACTGCCTGGCCACAAAAATCGAGGTTCCCGTTCCAAAAACAGTGATCCTACCTTCCCGGGAGTTACCTACGGATACATCAGAAGCATCTTTCTCCAACCTTTCTTATCCCATGGACTGGCCGTCCATCTTTTCCTATGTTGGGTTTCCTGCTTATATGAAACCTTTTGCCGGCGGGGGCTGGAAAAGTGTGTACCGGCTCACGGGACCGGAAGACTTTTTTGAAAAACATGGCGAGACGGGTCAGCTCGTGATGTTGTTACAAGAGGAAATCGTTTTCGAAGAGTACTACCGCTGCTATTGTATTGGCGGCAAATATGTGCGTATCATGCCCTATGAACCCCGCAATCCCTTTCACCTGCGGTATGTCGCGGATTTTTCGCCTTCGGCTGAACGGCTCCGGGAAATGGAGGAGATCGTGTTGCGCATCAACCAGTACCTGGGCTACGATTTTAATACCGTGGAACTTGCCGTTCGCAACGGCGTTCCTTATGCGATAGATTTTTGTAATCCCGCTCCGGATGCCGATATTCACAGCGTGGGAGCGGAGAATTTTGAATGGGTGGTGGAAACCGTCGCCACTTTTGCCATTGAAAAAGCGCTGGCGCAGGTGGATGGAAAGGATAACCTGACCTGGGGCGAATACATCCGCAGAAGTTCACACCAGCAAACGCTGCGCTAA
- a CDS encoding carboxylate-amine ligase, with amino-acid sequence MANINYKHFTLGVEEEYMVLDPETRELRSHEQKIVQEGQKVIKDKVKAEMHQAVVEVGTDICQDIDEAFKDVALLRKTLSGIAGDLGYAIGASGTHPFSHWERQLITDHARYHEIVNEMQEAARSNLIFGLHVHVGMQTREMAIHIANSARYFLPHVYALSTNSPFWEGRLTGFKSFRTKVFDKFPRTGIPDYFESIEEYDNYIKLLVKTNCIDNAKKIWWDLRVHPFFDTVEFRICDVPMTISETIAITALFQCICAKLYKLRMENLNFIIYKRAFINENKWRASRYGIDGRLIDFGKEEEVNTRALIYELLDFVDDVADHLGCRHAISYIHTMLDRGTGADRQLKVYEESGGNLIQVVDYIRDQFLEDV; translated from the coding sequence ATGGCCAACATCAACTACAAGCATTTCACGCTGGGCGTGGAAGAAGAATACATGGTACTCGACCCCGAAACCCGGGAGCTCAGGAGCCATGAACAAAAGATTGTGCAGGAAGGACAGAAAGTGATCAAAGATAAAGTGAAGGCCGAAATGCACCAGGCCGTGGTGGAAGTAGGCACCGATATCTGCCAGGACATCGATGAGGCTTTCAAAGACGTGGCACTGCTACGCAAAACACTCTCGGGCATCGCAGGTGATCTGGGTTACGCCATAGGCGCCTCAGGCACCCACCCTTTCTCGCACTGGGAGCGCCAACTTATTACCGACCACGCCCGTTACCACGAGATCGTGAACGAAATGCAGGAAGCCGCCCGCAGCAACCTCATTTTCGGCCTCCACGTGCATGTGGGCATGCAAACCCGGGAAATGGCCATCCACATCGCCAACAGCGCCCGGTATTTCCTGCCGCACGTTTACGCACTCAGCACCAACTCCCCTTTCTGGGAAGGAAGGCTCACCGGTTTCAAATCTTTCCGCACCAAGGTATTCGACAAATTCCCCCGCACCGGCATCCCGGATTATTTCGAAAGCATCGAAGAATACGACAACTACATCAAGCTGTTGGTAAAAACCAATTGCATTGACAACGCCAAGAAGATCTGGTGGGACCTCCGTGTACACCCCTTCTTTGATACCGTTGAGTTCCGTATCTGCGATGTGCCCATGACCATCTCTGAAACCATCGCCATCACGGCGCTGTTCCAGTGCATCTGCGCGAAGCTTTACAAACTCCGGATGGAAAACCTCAACTTCATCATCTACAAACGCGCCTTTATCAACGAGAACAAATGGCGCGCCAGCAGGTACGGCATCGATGGCCGGCTCATCGATTTCGGCAAGGAAGAAGAAGTTAACACCCGCGCCCTCATCTACGAACTCCTGGATTTCGTGGATGATGTCGCAGATCACCTCGGTTGCAGACACGCCATCTCATACATACATACCATGCTCGACCGCGGCACCGGTGCCGACAGGCAACTGAAGGTATATGAAGAGAGTGGTGGCAACCTGATCCAGGTGGTAGACTATATCAGGGATCAGTTCCTCGAGGATGTGTAG
- a CDS encoding type 1 glutamine amidotransferase, whose product MFGAKRNIRVAILDLYEGQPNEGMRCIREILQQFGALHQLNLVWDEYDVRLRHQVPDTSYDLYISSGGPGSPLDTEGSAWEAAYFNWFADMQAWNANSSLPPKKVFFICHSFQLICRHLQLANVCRRKSTAFGIFPVHLMEAGIGEPVFEGLQDPFYVVDSRDFQVIEPDALRMEKTGASILAIEKERPHVALERAIMAIRFNEHMIGTQFHPEADAVGMTMYLQREDKKKTIIENHGFEKWQSMIEQLNDPDKILWTYSNVLPNFLQDAVFGSAQMAAQPGSLS is encoded by the coding sequence ATGTTCGGTGCGAAGAGAAATATCCGTGTGGCCATACTTGACCTGTATGAGGGCCAACCCAATGAAGGGATGCGCTGCATTCGGGAAATCCTGCAACAATTCGGAGCATTACATCAGCTCAACCTTGTTTGGGATGAGTATGACGTTCGTTTGCGCCACCAGGTGCCCGATACTTCTTACGACCTTTACATTTCTTCAGGAGGTCCAGGCAGCCCGTTGGATACGGAGGGCAGCGCCTGGGAAGCCGCATATTTCAATTGGTTCGCGGACATGCAGGCATGGAACGCCAATAGCAGCCTTCCGCCTAAAAAAGTCTTTTTCATCTGCCATTCCTTCCAATTAATATGCAGGCACCTGCAACTTGCGAACGTATGCAGGAGGAAATCCACTGCATTCGGCATCTTCCCGGTCCACCTGATGGAGGCAGGCATTGGAGAACCAGTATTTGAAGGCTTGCAGGATCCTTTTTATGTAGTGGACAGCAGGGATTTCCAGGTGATCGAGCCCGATGCCTTGCGCATGGAAAAAACCGGCGCAAGTATATTGGCGATAGAGAAAGAACGCCCCCATGTAGCATTAGAAAGAGCCATCATGGCCATACGTTTCAACGAACACATGATCGGGACGCAATTCCACCCGGAAGCTGATGCAGTAGGCATGACCATGTACCTGCAAAGGGAGGACAAAAAAAAGACCATTATCGAGAACCATGGCTTTGAGAAATGGCAAAGCATGATCGAACAACTGAACGATCCGGATAAAATTCTTTGGACCTATTCCAATGTGCTTCCGAACTTCCTACAGGACGCGGTTTTCGGTTCCGCTCAAATGGCGGCTCAGCCCGGAAGTTTGTCCTGA
- a CDS encoding CusA/CzcA family heavy metal efflux RND transporter, producing MLHAIISFSVRNKLIVGILLLGLISFGSYSVTQLPIDAVPDITNNQVQVITVAPSLAAPEVERLITFPVEQANANISGLVEIRSFSRFGLSVVTIVFEDDVDVYWARQQVSERLIQVQNDIPAGAGTPQLGPITTGLGEIYQYVLRPEKGYEDKYDAMELRTMQDWIVRRQLLGTPGVADVSSFGGFLKQYEVNVQADKLKSIGLTLSDVFAALEKSNQNTGGAYIEKSSGVLFIRSEGLAQSIADLEQIAVKSTMNGTPVLLRDVATIGIGHATRYGALTFNDQGEVAGAVVMMLKGANSSSVVKAVKEKIESIKKTLPEGVTIEPFLDRSKMVNNAIGTVEKNLLEGALIVVFILVLFLGNLRAGLVVASVIPLSMLFAIICMNMFGVSGNLMSLGALDFGLIVDGAVIIVEAVMHRLRHSKAFAGASRITQEEMNTEVSAAAGKMMNAAVFGQIIILIVYLPILSLKGIEGKMFKPMAQTVSFAIIGAFLLSVTYVPMMSSLVLSKKITHHDTWADKMMHWLEQRYKPVLARALGIPRWIMGISLALFAGSIFLLTRLGGEFIPQLEEGDFAVETRMLTGTSLTTGVEYVQQAARILKDSFPEVEKVVTKLGSGEIPTDPMPMDWGDMMVILKDKDEWTTAENFDALAEKMGDALKDVPGINVGFMFPVQMRFNELMTGARQDVVCKIFGENMDTLAHYAGKLGNLAGNIEGAKDLYVEKVAGLPQIVIDFNRAALARYGLQIEDVNTVINTAFAGASAGLLYEGERRFNLVVRLGAEQRKSLKDVQQLLIQTPGGMQIPLNQVADVAIKEGPSQIQREDAKRRITVGFNVRGRDVQSIVEELQKKTTAGLSLPPGYYITYGGQFENLVEAQKRLSIAVPVALLLIFLLLYFAFRSIRQALLIFSAIPLSAIGGVFALGMRGMPFSISAGVGFIALFGVAVLNGIVLITEFNRLRREGMEDLRSIVLKGTRIRLRPVLMTAAVASLGFLPMALSNGAGAEVQRPLATVVIGGLVTATLLTLLVLPILYVWSEQRKIRKNQTMKPLSMILLLCASTGLFAQENTSLPEILQQANANNPFLKSGQSNINYRKQLEKTGFNPDKTNISGEYGNINSAFTDNRFGVSQTIHWPGVYSKQKALLKTETASAEAMFHVQEANIDLQVRNTYVEYLYWSEKKTLLEEAANLYKGAFEREKTRLEAGAAGAMGTYSAEQLLLLNTNAVQEALTEKNIRVEQLRFLAGNTKLVPETKTLLGFTGSPLPDSSISAVHPLLLPFTTQVKSAEQAAQLARMQQYPDFTIGYYNTSIRGWQQTDVNTEQYFDGSRRFSTVQAGILVPLLGRSRSKSAAAAQIKTLEAQQQLEAQTLQLQQAVNEETARYQRLYQQLSVYQQTILPNAATTIQLATQQLDNGDISYLEWNLVVRQAMEAKIAWLDTQLQSAKSANNLLYLTGQNN from the coding sequence ATGCTTCACGCTATCATTTCCTTCTCCGTAAGGAACAAACTCATTGTAGGCATTCTTCTGCTCGGCCTTATTAGTTTCGGCAGTTATTCCGTTACGCAACTGCCTATTGACGCGGTTCCAGATATCACCAACAACCAGGTTCAGGTAATCACGGTGGCCCCTTCGCTGGCGGCTCCTGAAGTTGAACGACTGATCACTTTTCCTGTAGAACAGGCCAACGCGAACATCAGCGGACTGGTAGAGATCCGCTCTTTTTCAAGGTTCGGCCTTTCCGTTGTAACCATTGTTTTTGAAGACGACGTGGATGTGTATTGGGCCCGGCAGCAAGTGAGCGAACGCCTGATCCAGGTGCAGAACGATATTCCCGCGGGTGCCGGTACACCACAGCTGGGGCCGATCACAACAGGACTCGGAGAAATATACCAGTATGTGCTCCGGCCCGAAAAAGGGTACGAAGATAAATACGATGCCATGGAACTCCGCACCATGCAGGACTGGATCGTACGGCGTCAACTCCTGGGTACACCCGGCGTAGCAGATGTAAGCAGTTTCGGCGGTTTTCTGAAACAATACGAGGTAAACGTGCAGGCCGATAAGCTGAAAAGCATAGGGCTTACACTTTCAGATGTATTCGCCGCGCTGGAAAAAAGCAACCAGAACACAGGTGGCGCATACATCGAAAAAAGCAGCGGCGTACTTTTCATCCGCAGTGAAGGGCTGGCACAAAGCATTGCGGACCTGGAACAGATCGCGGTAAAATCCACCATGAATGGAACACCTGTGCTCCTGCGTGATGTGGCCACTATCGGGATTGGGCATGCCACGCGGTATGGTGCACTCACTTTCAACGACCAGGGTGAAGTAGCCGGCGCGGTGGTCATGATGCTGAAAGGCGCCAATTCTTCCAGTGTGGTGAAAGCCGTGAAAGAAAAGATCGAAAGCATCAAAAAGACCCTGCCCGAAGGCGTTACCATAGAGCCTTTCCTGGACCGGAGTAAAATGGTGAACAACGCCATTGGCACGGTAGAGAAGAACCTGCTGGAAGGTGCGCTGATCGTGGTTTTCATACTTGTATTGTTCCTGGGCAACCTCAGGGCCGGACTGGTGGTGGCTTCTGTAATTCCCTTATCCATGCTATTCGCCATCATCTGCATGAACATGTTCGGTGTTTCCGGGAACCTGATGAGTCTGGGCGCATTGGATTTCGGCCTCATTGTAGACGGAGCCGTGATCATCGTGGAAGCGGTGATGCACCGCCTCCGGCACAGCAAAGCGTTCGCGGGCGCCTCACGCATTACGCAGGAAGAGATGAACACGGAAGTGAGTGCTGCCGCCGGAAAAATGATGAACGCCGCCGTATTCGGGCAGATCATTATCCTCATTGTTTACCTGCCTATTCTTTCACTGAAAGGTATTGAGGGAAAAATGTTCAAGCCCATGGCCCAAACGGTTTCCTTCGCCATTATCGGGGCATTCCTGCTTTCCGTTACTTACGTACCCATGATGAGCAGCCTTGTGCTGAGTAAAAAAATTACGCACCACGACACCTGGGCCGACAAGATGATGCACTGGCTGGAACAACGCTACAAGCCTGTCCTGGCCCGTGCGCTGGGTATCCCACGTTGGATCATGGGCATCTCCCTTGCGCTGTTTGCCGGAAGTATATTCCTGCTCACGCGATTGGGCGGAGAGTTTATCCCTCAACTTGAAGAGGGTGATTTTGCCGTGGAAACCCGGATGCTTACCGGCACATCGCTCACCACCGGCGTCGAATATGTTCAACAGGCGGCACGTATTCTGAAAGACAGTTTCCCGGAAGTGGAAAAAGTAGTCACCAAACTGGGCTCCGGAGAAATCCCCACCGATCCCATGCCCATGGACTGGGGCGATATGATGGTGATCCTGAAAGACAAAGATGAGTGGACCACAGCTGAAAATTTTGATGCACTCGCCGAAAAAATGGGCGATGCTCTGAAAGATGTTCCGGGCATCAACGTAGGCTTCATGTTCCCCGTACAAATGCGTTTCAATGAACTGATGACGGGTGCCCGGCAGGATGTGGTGTGTAAGATATTCGGGGAAAATATGGATACGCTTGCGCACTACGCCGGTAAACTCGGTAACCTGGCTGGAAATATTGAAGGCGCAAAGGACCTGTATGTGGAGAAAGTGGCCGGTCTGCCTCAGATCGTAATAGATTTTAACAGAGCGGCGCTTGCCCGGTACGGCTTACAGATCGAAGACGTGAACACCGTAATCAACACCGCATTCGCGGGTGCATCCGCCGGATTATTGTACGAAGGAGAAAGACGGTTCAACCTGGTGGTGCGACTTGGCGCGGAACAAAGAAAGTCGCTGAAAGATGTGCAACAATTGTTAATTCAAACACCCGGTGGTATGCAGATTCCACTGAACCAGGTAGCGGATGTGGCGATTAAGGAAGGCCCATCACAAATACAACGTGAAGATGCTAAGCGAAGAATCACGGTGGGCTTCAATGTACGTGGGCGCGACGTACAATCTATTGTGGAAGAATTACAAAAGAAAACCACGGCAGGCCTTTCACTTCCTCCTGGTTACTACATCACTTACGGCGGCCAGTTCGAGAACCTGGTGGAGGCGCAGAAGCGTTTATCCATTGCCGTTCCAGTAGCCTTATTGCTGATCTTCCTGCTGCTCTACTTCGCGTTCCGATCCATCAGGCAGGCACTGCTTATATTTTCTGCAATCCCATTGTCAGCCATTGGTGGCGTGTTCGCGTTGGGTATGCGCGGAATGCCGTTCAGCATTTCAGCGGGCGTGGGTTTTATCGCGCTGTTTGGGGTGGCGGTACTCAACGGCATCGTGTTGATTACAGAATTCAACCGCCTCCGGCGGGAAGGTATGGAAGACCTGAGATCAATCGTGCTGAAAGGAACGAGGATCAGGTTGCGCCCGGTATTGATGACGGCCGCTGTAGCTTCCTTAGGATTTCTCCCGATGGCGCTCAGCAATGGCGCAGGAGCGGAAGTGCAGCGCCCATTGGCCACCGTGGTGATCGGTGGGCTGGTTACCGCCACGCTGCTCACTTTGCTTGTACTGCCTATATTATATGTTTGGTCGGAACAAAGAAAAATACGTAAAAATCAGACCATGAAACCACTTTCCATGATACTGCTGCTTTGCGCATCCACGGGGCTTTTTGCGCAGGAAAACACTTCGTTGCCGGAAATCCTGCAACAGGCAAATGCGAACAACCCGTTTCTTAAGAGCGGACAAAGCAATATCAATTACAGGAAACAGCTTGAAAAAACCGGCTTCAACCCCGACAAAACAAATATTTCAGGAGAATATGGCAACATCAACTCCGCATTTACTGATAACCGTTTCGGTGTAAGCCAGACCATTCACTGGCCAGGTGTTTATTCAAAACAGAAAGCATTACTGAAAACAGAAACCGCTTCAGCCGAAGCCATGTTTCATGTTCAGGAAGCCAATATCGACCTTCAGGTAAGGAACACCTATGTTGAGTACCTGTACTGGTCTGAAAAAAAGACCTTGCTGGAAGAAGCCGCAAACTTGTACAAAGGCGCTTTTGAAAGAGAAAAAACAAGGCTGGAAGCGGGAGCAGCAGGAGCAATGGGCACCTATAGCGCTGAGCAATTGCTATTACTGAATACGAATGCGGTGCAGGAAGCGCTCACGGAAAAGAACATACGTGTGGAGCAACTGAGGTTTCTTGCTGGAAACACCAAACTTGTTCCGGAAACAAAAACACTGCTTGGCTTTACAGGTTCACCATTGCCGGATAGCTCGATATCTGCCGTTCACCCGCTGCTGCTCCCATTTACAACGCAGGTAAAATCGGCGGAACAAGCCGCTCAACTGGCCAGAATGCAACAGTATCCCGACTTCACCATTGGTTATTATAACACGTCTATCCGGGGATGGCAACAAACCGATGTGAATACTGAACAATATTTTGATGGCAGCAGAAGATTTTCCACGGTACAGGCAGGCATCCTCGTTCCTTTACTTGGCAGATCGAGGTCAAAGAGTGCAGCCGCGGCACAGATCAAAACATTGGAAGCACAACAACAATTAGAAGCACAAACACTTCAATTGCAACAGGCGGTCAACGAAGAAACCGCTCGTTACCAAAGACTTTATCAGCAACTGAGCGTTTACCAACAGACCATCCTGCCGAACGCAGCTACCACAATACAACTCGCCACGCAACAACTTGACAACGGGGACATCAGTTACCTGGAATGGAACCTGGTGGTGCGGCAAGCCATGGAAGCAAAGATAGCATGGCTCGACACCCAGCTTCAATCCGCTAAAAGCGCCAACAACCTGCTTTATTTAACCGGACAAAACAACTAA
- a CDS encoding efflux RND transporter periplasmic adaptor subunit → MKHFIYPFIIAATLVACKPDSSEKTAEPAAENTVEANSISLTQNQVKNAGIVSETLGSGTLSDELKVNGIVEVPPQNLVSVSFPLGGYLSSTELLPGMQIRKGQTIAWMEDPAYIQLQQDYLVAASRITYLEKTYKRQQALNASKANSDQSLEQAESEYKAQRIQWHGLREKLRLLGLNPDRLSETTITRKVAIHAPINGFVSKVNVNIGKYVNPTDVLFELVNPDDIHAALTVFEKDIPALKIGQKVALTLSDRPNEVHPAEIILISRNLDENRSVVVHCHFEKEDHSLLPGMFLNARIAVSDTSGIIVPEEAVVRFGNDECIFTDNGNGNYSMVTVKRTATQDGKILVAPSENITGKKIVVKNAYALLSKLKNTEEEE, encoded by the coding sequence ATGAAACACTTTATATATCCGTTCATCATCGCCGCAACGCTGGTCGCCTGCAAACCAGATTCAAGTGAAAAAACCGCTGAACCCGCCGCGGAAAATACGGTGGAAGCCAATAGTATTTCACTGACACAGAACCAGGTAAAAAATGCAGGAATAGTATCTGAAACACTGGGAAGCGGAACGTTATCCGACGAATTAAAAGTAAACGGGATCGTAGAAGTACCCCCTCAAAACCTGGTATCCGTGAGCTTCCCGCTTGGCGGCTACCTTTCTTCCACGGAATTACTCCCGGGCATGCAAATACGTAAAGGACAAACCATCGCCTGGATGGAAGACCCGGCCTACATCCAATTGCAGCAAGACTACCTCGTGGCCGCCTCCAGGATCACTTACCTTGAAAAAACATACAAGCGCCAGCAAGCCCTCAACGCCTCCAAAGCAAACAGCGATCAATCGCTGGAGCAGGCGGAATCGGAATACAAAGCGCAGCGTATCCAGTGGCATGGACTGCGGGAAAAACTGAGACTGCTCGGTTTGAACCCGGACCGCCTTTCTGAAACAACGATTACACGGAAAGTGGCCATACATGCGCCTATCAACGGATTCGTCTCTAAAGTGAACGTGAACATCGGCAAATACGTGAACCCGACAGATGTGCTTTTTGAACTGGTGAATCCTGATGATATCCATGCGGCGCTCACCGTCTTTGAAAAAGATATTCCAGCCTTGAAGATCGGTCAGAAAGTGGCCCTCACCCTTAGTGACCGTCCCAATGAAGTGCATCCTGCCGAGATCATTCTGATCAGCCGTAACCTGGATGAAAACAGAAGCGTGGTGGTGCATTGTCATTTTGAGAAAGAAGATCATTCCCTGTTGCCTGGTATGTTCCTCAACGCGCGCATTGCGGTCTCAGATACATCGGGGATCATCGTTCCGGAAGAAGCGGTGGTCCGCTTCGGCAACGACGAATGTATTTTCACCGACAATGGCAATGGCAATTATTCCATGGTAACGGTGAAAAGAACTGCAACGCAGGATGGCAAAATACTGGTGGCTCCTTCAGAAAATATCACAGGAAAAAAGATTGTCGTAAAGAACGCTTACGCGTTGCTCTCGAAACTGAAAAACACCGAGGAGGAAGAGTAG
- a CDS encoding UbiX family flavin prenyltransferase — translation MNKIVVAITGASGSVYAKVLLDKLEKAQPRPDAVAVVMTPNARQVWETELGDASFKKYSFSFYEQHDFNAPFASGSGQFNTMIIVPCSMGTLGRIANGISNDLITRAADVVLKERRKLICVARETPYNLVHIRNMETITLAGGIICPATPSFYSVPKTIEEVAATVVDRVLDLAGVKVDTFRWGSGS, via the coding sequence ATGAATAAAATTGTGGTGGCCATAACCGGGGCAAGCGGTTCCGTATATGCGAAAGTTTTGCTGGACAAACTGGAAAAAGCACAGCCCCGTCCCGATGCCGTTGCGGTGGTAATGACACCCAACGCGCGCCAGGTCTGGGAAACCGAACTGGGGGACGCATCTTTCAAAAAATATTCCTTCTCCTTCTATGAACAGCACGATTTCAACGCGCCCTTCGCCTCCGGCTCCGGGCAGTTCAACACCATGATCATCGTTCCGTGTTCCATGGGCACATTGGGACGGATCGCCAACGGCATCTCCAACGACCTGATCACCCGGGCAGCGGATGTGGTGTTGAAAGAACGCCGCAAACTAATATGCGTGGCGCGTGAAACGCCTTATAACCTGGTGCACATCCGCAATATGGAAACCATCACTTTAGCCGGAGGCATCATATGCCCGGCAACCCCATCTTTTTACAGCGTACCGAAAACCATCGAAGAAGTAGCCGCCACGGTGGTGGACAGGGTTCTCGACCTGGCTGGCGTGAAGGTAGATACCTTCCGTTGGGGAAGTGGTTCTTAG
- a CDS encoding DUF255 domain-containing protein, producing MNWKTLPEVEALKKEDPRPVLADLYTTWCGWCKVMDKNTYSNPAVIKYLTEKFHAIKVNAETRENLVWNGKSYPVDQASKTSRLAIEWTNGRLSYPTTIIIPPGEAPQAIPGYLTPAEFEPIVKYFGEGAYKRMSFPDFQKQFKPSWN from the coding sequence ATGAACTGGAAAACACTTCCTGAAGTGGAAGCGCTGAAAAAGGAAGACCCAAGGCCCGTACTAGCCGACCTGTACACGACCTGGTGCGGCTGGTGCAAGGTGATGGACAAAAACACCTACAGTAACCCGGCAGTGATAAAATACCTTACCGAGAAGTTCCACGCCATAAAAGTGAATGCGGAAACCAGAGAGAACCTGGTATGGAACGGCAAATCCTACCCGGTGGACCAGGCATCCAAAACCAGCCGCCTGGCCATCGAATGGACCAACGGACGCCTCTCCTATCCTACCACCATCATTATTCCACCGGGGGAAGCGCCGCAGGCGATCCCCGGCTACCTCACACCCGCAGAATTCGAGCCCATCGTAAAATATTTCGGCGAAGGCGCTTACAAACGCATGAGTTTCCCGGATTTCCAGAAGCAGTTCAAACCTTCATGGAACTGA
- a CDS encoding SGNH/GDSL hydrolase family protein, with translation MRYNWLALGDSYTIGEGVPLFESYPYQTLEMLRARGLLFDAPEIIAKTGWTTGELLARLEKHTLQPRYDLITLLIGVNNQYRGLPIDAYEYELKQLLDLAKDKGGKIVVISIPDWGVTPFAAERDQEKIASELDVYNAINSRMAGEYGAGYVDITGIYREKGALEAMVVEDKLHPSGTMYKVWSDELMKVIAGYFE, from the coding sequence ATGCGTTATAACTGGCTTGCCCTTGGCGACTCGTACACCATTGGCGAAGGTGTTCCCCTGTTTGAAAGTTATCCTTACCAGACGCTGGAAATGCTGCGTGCAAGAGGACTGCTGTTTGATGCTCCGGAGATTATCGCTAAAACCGGCTGGACCACCGGCGAATTGCTGGCGAGGCTGGAAAAACATACCCTTCAACCGAGGTACGATCTTATAACATTATTGATCGGAGTAAACAACCAGTACCGTGGCTTGCCTATTGATGCGTATGAATATGAGTTGAAACAACTTCTCGATCTGGCAAAAGATAAAGGGGGTAAAATAGTGGTCATCAGTATCCCGGACTGGGGCGTAACCCCGTTTGCGGCGGAACGCGACCAGGAAAAAATAGCGTCCGAACTGGATGTTTACAATGCAATAAACAGCAGGATGGCTGGAGAATACGGTGCGGGATATGTTGATATAACCGGGATTTACAGGGAAAAAGGGGCTTTGGAAGCGATGGTGGTAGAAGATAAACTGCATCCATCAGGAACGATGTATAAAGTATGGTCAGATGAACTGATGAAAGTAATTGCAGGATATTTTGAATAG